A stretch of Oncorhynchus gorbuscha isolate QuinsamMale2020 ecotype Even-year linkage group LG24, OgorEven_v1.0, whole genome shotgun sequence DNA encodes these proteins:
- the LOC124012368 gene encoding IgGFc-binding protein-like — translation MKGSLQCFVVLLLTGLCSAGPAGKEFATAFMQNYIEDYKGSSFKIEVASPPTSLQPTEVKVTALGKVYEKTVDPGKSMSFDLPKGVEMIGSKKNLPTVLIEASQEVTVLSLNYKKETADTSVVYPVKDWGTEYFIFTPMSTAGDRFSKEFSIINYKEKNFGVEVYLTGPVTFQRQKYFAGSKLTIDLLPFESVQIQSQFDLSGTNVISKFPVGVLSGHSCTKKYTGCNHVYEQLQPVKSWGKEFIVAPLPFHKDINRYDSLYIQTSQFTQVKVIQTGIDFLTLPMFPGQSLELIVTWPNSYYLSADKGIQVLYEFNGGDIGKKQYYDPFLFTILPTDQFSTSYSLEGQAGFHNMFVMVALTKDLGGFTVDKLPMPLKIEWHKVDGTEYSWAEVLYGTGASFHQIAHANSPFAIYSIGGAYANGYGSPASGNPDAPECPKNSHYEVCGRGCPATCDDPEGLSMCKTSCVKGCTCDKGYVLNGKKCVPKSQCGCLYNDRFVKAGASLWVDEHCIERCTCNSSSLKMECKSTGCPLGQECQMVDGKRDCHPMAYSTCMVSGDPHYRTFDGHHYSFQGTCVYQMAGVCTNNKALEHFDVLVQNDGRGKKAGSSTKLVEVVVYGHTIIISKEHKGLVLVDEELTNLPVKLLKGKVQVYLSGGFAVIHTDFGVKVSYDWHSTSFVTIPHTYSGAMCGMCGNYNFKLNDDMQMKNGKQAATPEELGQSWRVAEIPGCVHGCKDKNHCPNCDITQKENFETNEFCGKIRDPKGPFRNCHAKVDPSSFFDDCVYDVCLNNGNKNTLCSSLQTYTAACQQNGAEVFAWRSKDFCEFKHPANSHYKICANGCPATCNSMSAPTSCKTLCQEGWACDAGFILSGDQCVPLSQCGCLYNDRYYKNGQVFHPNGLCQEECTCNGKVNCVKFSCGPHETCEVKNGVRDCQAVGKGVCTISGDPHYKTFDNSLYDFQGTCTYTAAQGCYLEGTRLNPFSVVVENEKWYAMSNNPKVSVAKLVAVEVYGNTLVLRKNQAGMIMVNGIMMSLPVNLNNGAVQAYQEGTYDVITTDFGLRVTYDLVYHIIVTVPGNYRGKTCGLCGNFNDNKNDEFQLPDGKLTKDLLTFGAAWKISVPHVVCEDGCSGDFCPKCEAKKKLIFEADCSIITNPQGPFVACHNVIDPTSYFRDCVYDVCLSEGDRKVLCQSISAYMIDCQDFGVNISNWRTATFCPLDCPANSHYQSCSEICAKPCPGLSDIITCPTTCAEGCACNADNYFNGTGCVKWDLCSCYHKGRTYKIGESVLSEDCQELCTCSASGDVKCETTKCKADESCQVKDGHRGCYLKKCLLETNGAFTLFNGRSGAITAMGAYEIIKVCDNALVEEWFRVVVALQACGKTGLKSVVAVYVYFNDLIVTVNSKHETWINGKKVTLPRLMSNEVSVKVNHKTVMIERMSGLQVSYSLSQEIIVTVSAHMADKVCGACGRLNPSGDIPGPSLNRTMQEYMDGWNAPDFPTCSGGR, via the exons ATGAAGGGGTCACTGCAATGCTTCGTGGTTCTGCTGCTTACTG GACTTTGCTCTGCTGGGCCAGCAGGGAAAGAGTTTGCCACAGCCTTCATGCAAAATTATATTGAAGACTATAAAGGCTCAAGCTTTAAGATTGAAGTGGCatctccccccacctccctccaaCCCACTGAGGTCAAGGTAACTGCCCTTGGGAAGGTCTATGAGAAGACAGTTGACCCTGGTAAAAGCATGTCCTTTGACCTACCCAAAGGAGTAGAGATGATTGGCAGTAAAAAGAACCTCCCCACTGTCCTGATCGAAGCTTCCCAGGAGGTCACAGTGTTGTCACTCAACTACAAAAAGGAAACTGCTGACACCTCTGTTGTCTACCCCGTGAAGGACTGGGGAACAGAGTACTTCATCTTCACCCCCATGTCGACCGCTGGTGATAGGTTCTCCAAAGAGTTTTCCATCATCAACTACAAAGAGAAGAACTTTGGGGTTGAGGTCTATCTGACTGGCCCGGTGACATTCCAAAGGCAAAAGTATTTTGCAGGCAGTAAGCTGACAATCGATCTTTTGCCCTTTGAGAGTGTACAGATTCAGAGCCAGTTTGATCTGAGTGGCACCAACGTGATCTCCAAGTTTCCAGTAGGAGTTCTCTCAGGACACAGCTGTACTAAGAAATATACTGGCTGCAACCATGTCTATGAGCAGCTCCAGCCCGTTAAGAGTTGGGGGAAGGAATTCATTGTTGCACCACTGCCTTTCCATAAAGACATCAACAGATATGATAGTCTTTATATCCAAACATCGCAGTTCACTCAAGTCAAAGTCATTCAAACTGGTATCGATTTCCTTACACTACCAATGTTCCCAGGACAATCATTGGAGCTCATTGTCACCTGGCCAAATTCCTATTACTTGAGTGCTGACAAAGGCATTCAGGTCCTGTATGAGTTCAACGGAGGTGACATAGGAAAGAAGCAATACTACGACCCTTTTCTGTTCACCATTCTACCAACTGATCAATTCAGCACTTCATACTCTCTAGAAGGGCAAGCTGGCTTCCACAACATGTTCGTAATGGTGGCTCTTACCAAGGACCTGGGTGGGTTCACGGTAGACAAGCTCCCAATGCCCTTAAAAATTGAGTGGCACAAAGTGGACGGAACTGAGTACTCATGGGCTGAGGTCTTGTATGGTACTGGAGCTAGCTTCCACCAGATAGCCCACGCTAACTCCCCATTCGCTATCTACAGCATTGGTGGAGCTTATGCCAATGGCTATGGATCGCCTGCCTCTGGTAACCCAG ATGCCCCTGAATGCCCAAAGAACAGTCACTATGAGGTGTGTGGAAGGGGCTGCCCTGCCACCTGTGACGACCCAGAAGGTCTCTCCATGTGCAAAACCAGTTGTGTGAAGGGCTGTACGTGTGACAAGGGCTATGTGCTTAATGGAAAAAAGTGTGTTCCCAAGTCACAGTGTGGCTGCCTGTACAATGATCGCTTTGTGAAAGCTGGAGCATCCCTCTGGGTTGATGAGCACTGCATCGAGAGGTGTACTTGCAACTCATCCAGCTTGAAAATGGAATGCAAGAGCACTGGCTGTCCTCTTGGGCAAGAGTGCCAGATGGTtgatgggaagagagactgcCACCCGATGGCCTATTCCACATGTATGGTGTCTGGTGACCCACACTACCGCACCTTCGATGGCCACCATTACAGCTTCCAGGGTACCTGTGTGTATCAGATGGCTGGTGTTTGCACCAATAACAAAGCCCTTGAGCACTTTGATGTCCTAGTGCAAAATGATGGCCGTGGTAAAAAAGCAGGGTCCAGCACTAAGTTGGTGGaggttgttgtttatggacacaccattatcatcagtaaAGAGCACAAAGGTTTAGTTCTG GTAGATGAAGAGCTTACCAACCTCCCAGTCAAACTGCTGAAAGGTAAGGTGCAAGTGTACCTGAGTGGTGGCTTTGCAGTGATTCACACTGACTTTGGGGTGAAAGTGTCCTACGACTGGCACTCCACATCATTTGTCACCATCCCCCACACTTATTCTGGTGCAATGTGTGGCATGTGTGGTAACTACAACTTCAAACTCAACGATGACATGCAGATGAAGAATGGAAAGCAAGCCGCCACTCCAGAGGAGTTAGGTCAGAGCTGGAGAGTTGCAGAGATCCCTGGTTGCGTCCATGGCTGTAAAGACAAGAACCATTGTCCGAACTGTGACATCACGCAGAAAGAGAATTTTGAGACCAATGAGTTCTGTGGTAAAATCCGAGACCCCAAAGGACCCTTCCGCAACTGCCACGCCAAGGTGGACCCCAGCAGCTTCTTCGATGACTGTGTTTACGATGTATGCCTTAACAATGGCAACAAGAACACACTCTGCAGTAGCCTCCAAACGTACACTGCAGCATGCCAGCAGAATGGAGCTGAGGTCTTTGCATGGAGGTCCAAAGACTTCTGCG AGTTCAAACACCCTGCGAATAGTCACTATAAGATTTGTGCAAATGGCTGCCCTGCTACTTGTAATAGCATGTCTGCCCCCACCAGCTGTAAGACTCTGTGTCAGGAAGGATGGGCTTGTGATGCTGGTTTCATTCTCAGTGGAGACCAATGTGTGCCCCTGTCGCAATGTGGTTGTCTTTACAATGATAGATATTACAAAAATGGCCAAGTCTTCCATCCCAATgggctctgtcaggaggagtgcaCATGCAATGGCAAG GTGAATTGTGTGAAGTTCAGCTGTGGCCCCCATGAGACGTGTGAGGTGAAGAACGGTGTCAGGGATTGCCAGGCTGTTGGAAAGGGAGTCTGCACCATCTCAGGTGACCCACATTACAAGACCTTTGACAACAGCTTATATGACTTCCAAGGTACCTGCACCTACACTGCAGCTCAAGGCTGCTATCTAGAGGGCACACGCCTCAACCCCTTCTCTGTTGTGGTGGAGAATGAGAAGTGGTACGCCATGTCAAATAATCCAAAGGTGTCTGTTGCCAAGCTTGTGGCTGTAGAAGTCTATGGTAATACCCTGGTTCTAAGGAAGAATCAAGCAGGAATGATAATG GTCAATGGAATTATGATGAGCCTCCCTGTGAATCTTAACAATGGAGCAGTGCAGGCCTACCAAGAGGGCACCTATGATGTCATCACAACAGACTTCGGCCTGAGAGTCACCTATGACCTTGTGTACCACATCATTGTCACCGTCCCTGGCAACTACCGGGGCAAGACCTGTGGTCTGTGTGGCAATTTCAACGATAACAAGAATGATGAGTTTCAACTGCCTGATGGGAAATTAACCAAGGACCTCCTGACCTTTGGCGCAGCCTGGAAGATCAGTGTGCCACATGTGGTTTGTGAGGATGGCTGCAGCGGAGACTTCTGCCCCAAGTGTGAGGCAAAGAAGAAACTCATATTTGAGGCTGACTGTAGCATCATCACAAACCCTCAAGGTCCCTTCGTCGCCTGCCACAATGTGATAGACCCCACCTCTTACTTCAGAGATTGTGTCTATGATGTCTGCTTGTCTGAGGGAGACCGTAAGGTTCTCTGTCAAAGCATATCAGCGTACATGATTGACTGCCAGGACTTTGGGGTGAACATCAGTAACTGGAGAACAGCAACCTTCTGTC CCCTGGACTGTCCTGCCAACAGCCACTACCAGAGCTGCTCTGAGATCTGTGCCAAACCATGTCCCGGCCTCTCTGACATTATCACCTGCCCCACCACCTGTGCCGAGGGCTGTGCCTGCAATGCAGACAACTACTTCAATGGGACAGGCTGTGTTAAGTGGGACCTGTGCAGCTGTTACCACAAAGGACGCACATACAAG ATTGGTGAGTCTGTGTTGTCAGAGGATTGCCAGGAGCTCTGCACCTGCTCTGCCTCCGGTGATGTGAAGTGTGAGACCACCAAGTGCAAGGCTGACGAGAGCTGCCAGGTCAAGGATGGTCACCGGGGCTGCTATCTCAAAAAGTGTTTGTTGGAGACTAATGGTGCCTTCACCCTTTTCAATGGAAGAAGTGGCGCAATCACAGCCATGGGGGCCTATGAGATCATCAAAGTTTGTGACAATGCTCTTGTGGAAGAGTGGTTCAGAGTGGTGGTGGCCTTGCAGGCCTGTGGGAAGACTGGCCTCAAGAGCGTTGTTGCTGTGTACGTCTACTTTAATGACCTGATCGTCACTGTTAACAGCAAGCATGAAACTTGG ATAAACGGTAAGAAGGTGACTCTACCACGCCTGATGAGTAATGAGGTCTCAGTGAAGGTCAATCACAAGACAGTGATGATTGAGAGGATGTCAGGCCTTCAGGTGTCATACAGCCTCTCTCAGGAGATCATAGTGACAGTGAGTGCCCACATGGCTGACAAGGTGTGTGGAGCTTGTGGAAGACTGAATCCTTCAGGAGACATCCCGGGCCCTAGTCTCAACCGGACTATGCAGGAATACATGGATGGCTGGAATGCACCGGACTTCCCAACCTGCAG TGGCGGCCGTTGA